The Mammaliicoccus sciuri genome window below encodes:
- a CDS encoding CDP-glycerol glycerophosphotransferase family protein, with translation MEEKLFLMTENSFKSTIIYFNNKEEIDYTNKEKLLYYFNKVFNPLFPYKFDFILKNRNGLSILLRKINYNTSKKSVFKYMEIKAMKRGEYKYSYMISQFRKYLSTIRSKHYAADICPGKLDKTIVYESFNGKSFTDSPRMLYFYLSAALPEYKHVMVTDNQDLKEKLNESNIDTVEKNSKQYFKIYQKAKVWIANTRLSPQIEKKDNQLYIQTWHGTPLKKLANDQTVISIPDVTLEEYIYGFNKETSRWDFLISPSETATERFKSAFNLKDEQMLMLGYPRNDDLIQLNDEKYIQQLKQKYEIPSHKKVILYAPTWRDNDRTDIGKYNFKLKLDLDAFSKELSNEYVLLIRAHYLVSEHLNLDDYKNVYDLSDANDINELFLMSDVLITDYSSVYFDYANLRRPILFFAYDKDEYANDIRGFYLPYESDLPGPVFETSEALIDYIKSMQYLDIPQSDTYKTFNHKYNQLDDGEATKRVSEKIIRTLDKEKEFHEQ, from the coding sequence ATGGAAGAAAAATTATTTCTGATGACAGAAAACTCATTTAAAAGTACGATTATATATTTTAATAATAAGGAAGAAATTGATTATACAAATAAAGAGAAACTACTTTATTATTTTAACAAAGTTTTCAATCCTCTATTTCCTTATAAATTTGACTTTATACTAAAAAATAGAAATGGTTTGTCAATTTTGTTAAGAAAAATTAATTATAACACTTCTAAAAAAAGTGTATTTAAATATATGGAGATTAAAGCTATGAAACGCGGGGAATATAAATATAGTTATATGATTTCCCAATTTCGTAAATATTTATCTACTATTCGCTCTAAACATTATGCTGCAGATATATGTCCAGGTAAATTAGACAAAACAATTGTATATGAATCATTTAATGGTAAATCATTTACAGATTCTCCAAGAATGCTTTATTTCTATTTAAGTGCTGCTTTACCTGAATACAAACATGTAATGGTAACAGATAATCAAGATTTAAAAGAAAAACTAAATGAATCTAACATTGATACTGTTGAGAAAAATTCAAAGCAATATTTTAAGATCTATCAAAAAGCTAAAGTGTGGATTGCTAATACGAGGTTGTCACCACAGATAGAAAAGAAAGATAATCAACTATATATTCAAACATGGCATGGTACACCTTTAAAGAAATTAGCTAATGATCAAACGGTTATTTCAATACCAGATGTCACGCTTGAAGAATATATTTATGGCTTTAATAAAGAAACAAGTAGATGGGATTTCCTCATATCACCAAGTGAAACTGCAACTGAACGATTTAAATCTGCTTTTAATTTAAAAGATGAACAGATGTTGATGCTAGGTTATCCAAGGAATGATGACTTAATTCAGTTAAATGATGAAAAATATATTCAGCAACTCAAACAAAAATATGAAATCCCTTCTCATAAAAAGGTTATATTGTATGCGCCGACATGGAGAGATAATGATCGTACAGATATAGGTAAATACAATTTTAAATTGAAGCTTGATTTAGATGCTTTTAGTAAAGAGTTGTCTAATGAATATGTATTACTCATAAGAGCACATTATTTAGTATCAGAACATTTAAATTTAGATGATTATAAAAATGTGTATGATTTATCAGATGCTAATGACATCAATGAATTATTCTTAATGAGTGATGTATTAATCACAGATTATTCGTCTGTTTATTTTGATTACGCGAATCTACGCAGACCAATCTTATTTTTTGCATATGATAAAGATGAATATGCTAATGATATTAGAGGATTCTATTTACCTTATGAATCAGATCTACCAGGACCAGTCTTTGAAACAAGTGAAGCATTAATTGATTATATTAAATCAATGCAATATTTAGACATACCTCAATCAGACACTTATAAAACATTTAATCATAAATATAATCAACTTGATGATGGAGAAGCAACTAAAAGAGTAAGTGAAAAAATCATACGTACTCTAGATAAAGAAAAGGAGTTTCATGAACAATGA